A single region of the Acanthopagrus latus isolate v.2019 chromosome 11, fAcaLat1.1, whole genome shotgun sequence genome encodes:
- the notch2 gene encoding neurogenic locus notch homolog protein 2: protein MEQIPGFSSGKPLVFVFCFIHLSLALQCMDDKAPCVNNATCLTFSNGTEYCRCAPGFLGEYCHHKDPCHPGFCQNGGNCSVSMLAGVPVPGSASCTCPLGYTGQHCQTPQNSTCYPNNPCANNGVCTLLSLDKYKCECTRGWTGLRCEQEDSCLSSPCANGGTCSSLSGGSYTCSCPPGYTGPRCLNDTNECAATPFICQNEGVCVNTPGSYKCNCAPGFTGRHCESSYIPCSPSPCLNGGTCHQTSESSYSCHCLPGFNGTNCENNIDDCPGHQCANGGTCMDGVNTYNCQCPPEWTGQHCTEDVNECRLQPNTCQNGGTCSNLIGSYQCVCVNGWSGADCSENIDDCATAACSPGSTCIDRVASFVCLCPLGKTGLLCHRDDACISNPCREGSQCDTNPISGMFNCNCPPGYVGNTCNIDRDECSIGTNPCEHGGQCVNTDGSFTCNCARGYSGPRCEQDVNECASSPCQNDGTCLDRIGDYTCICMPGFAGTHCEIEMNECSSSPCLNQGKCLDQVSRFVCECPAGFSGEMCQIDIDECSSTPCLNGAKCIDRPNGYDCECAEGFAGPLCEENINDCVPEPCHHGLCKDGIATFSCECHAGYTGSICNIQVQECHSNPCQNRGRCIDLVNAYQCNCPPGTTGVNCEINEDDCASNPCEYGECQDGINEYKCVCAPGYTGVKCDVQINECNSNPCMSGGTCVDKVNGFHCLCPPTTHGPLCLSGTDHCAPQPCVHGECIEQQHGYHCECEAGWVGQHCEQEKNECLSNPCQNGGSCLDRYNGYTCVCLPGFRGVNCEKNIDECASGPCLNQGICIDLVNSYSCQCSPPFTGKHCEVEQVPCASHPCERGGVCRPTADYTSYTCRCPAGWQGPRCSEDVNECKKNPCKNNGRCINSQGSYTCKCQQGYSGHNCQTDIDDCSPNPCLNGGSCVDDVGSFSCDCRPGFEGERCETEVDECASQPCRNGAICRDYVNSFVCECRPGFDGILCEHNILECTESSCLNNGTCIDDINTFSCRCRPGFYGTFCEYEQNECDSQPCKNGGTCTDGLGTYRCTCPVGYNGLNCQNFVNLCSQVRCHNGGSCSQTAATSWTCHCTVGWTGLYCDVPNMSCQDFAARAGLEVESVCKNAGRCVNVGNSHKCECQPGYTGSYCDEMVDECKSNPCRNGATCKGYQGTYECKCKPGYQGVNCEYDVDECHSKPCLHGGTCINLINRFTCACPPGTHGIQCEVNDDDCAPKQGSWEPRCLNGGQCVDGVGRYTCSCPPGFVGEHCEGDLNECLSAPCYAPGSLDCVQLVNDYQCRCRLGYTGRHCESMVDLCLSKPCHNGGVCSMNMSSVHGYTCSCVSGFTGLNCGDIEGYSCEKLRCQNSGRCVVSTAGHLYCHCQPGFSGAHCENQLRCPWPCQNGGTCDQSKPYQFSCHCPPHFTGRYCENKLPSSGPPSCPYLQCGQHSQDRVCDDQCNNHECQWDGGDCSLNWQKPWENCTASIPCWDRFKNRQCDKECDNPGCLFDGFECQDLSPCKYDRYCADHYGDGICDRSCYTEECGWDGLDCSGDTPANKITGTLVIVVRLQPKELLGDIRGFLRSLGALLHTNLQVKRDENKKLMVYPYFGVEEFGRHGQRSRSKRELEREVIGSVVHLEIDNRECSLSSVECFSSTDEAASFIAAAHIKAELPYPLVSVNSSQARIDPHTQVLPYLVGLAVVIILLILVLGMLAAKRKHKHGVLWLPDGFLANKNDKRREPVGQDDFDMKNFKTQDGAMIDGGQSQRWLEDEVPSKKPRTEDKPLLPIAMDGGVDRREWTLQHRKAADITLTPPQADLDTDCLDVNVKGPDGFTPLMLASLRNGGGPDCSLHGEEEEESGGDEPGPSVISDLISQGASLLAQTDRTGETALHLAARYARADAAKRLLDAGADPNAHDNMGRTPLHAAVAADAQGVFQILIRNRATELDSRMNDGTTPLILAARLAVEGMVEELIHCHADINAVDDHGKSALHWAAAVNNVEATLVLLKNGANRDMQDNKEETPLFLAAREGSFEAAQVLLDHYSNRDITDHLDRLPRDTAQERMHHDIVRLLDQYNLVHSPHNGPNHMGGGNSVMCGANGAGFIGMRPGPQGKKSRRGGGGAKVGGVGGGAKELKDMKAKRRKKPAGGEAPSVVAGVGGGNGGGAGGGSANGVKAAGGLPESSVTMSPVDSLESPHSYTGDVSAAVSTTANSPPLLSSPTSRPMLPPVSHMLGQQQSWVGMTKHGYGSHLFNLVPHQMGGSHPGMGQHHGQGPMLTPMNVTMSREQLPPIVTFQMMAPGGGQAMLKQPQPGQVQVTQSQGQNQAHSQQGPGHLHCSQSMMYQMSEQMGMAHGLPHTLQHAHTVSHGGHSGIEGQSRQLPSYPPMQSPVDKYPTPPSQHSYTTAGSEGTTPGNSAHPPSEHPYLTPSPESPDPWSSSSPHSNSDWSDVTTSPTPLGNPHHALPSSHHTHIPEQVQLQQQSQQMQQASQQPQLGNMQVFA, encoded by the exons AATGTGCTGCCACACCCTTTATATGCCAGAATGAGGGAGTATGCGTCAACACCCCTGGCTCTTACAA GTGTAACTGTGCCCCTGGGTTTACTGGCAGACACTGTGAAAGCTCTTACATCCCTTGCTCACCTTCACCGTGCCTAAATGGGGGCACCTGCCACCAGACCTCTGAAAGCAGCTACTCGTGCCACTGCCTTCCAG GTTTCAACGGGACCAACTGTGAGAACAACATAGACGACTGTCCCGGTCATCAGTGTGCCAATGGAGGAACTTGTATGGATGGAGTAAACACCTACAACTGCCAGTGCCCTCCAGAGTGGACTG GCCAGCACTGCACAGAAGATGTCAATGAGTGTCGCCTACAGCCAAACACTTGCCAGAATGGAGGCACCTGCAGTAACCTGATCGGCAgctatcagtgtgtgtgtgtcaatggcTGGAGCGGGGCCGACTGCTCTGAGAACATTGACGACTGCGCCACAGCAGCATGCAGCCCCGGCTCCACCTGTATCGACCGCGTCGCGTCATTTGTCTGCCTTTGCCCCCTTGGAAAGACGG GTCTGCTTTGCCATAGAGACGATGCCTGCATCAGTAACCCGTGTCGAGAGGGCTCTCAGTGTGACACCAACCCCATCAGCGGCATGTTCAACTGCAATTGCCCACCTGGATATGTAGGCAACACCTGCAACATCGACAGAGACGAATGCAGCATTG GTACCAACCCCTGCGAGCACGGTGGTCAGTGTGTGAACACTGATGGCTCCTTCACCTGTAACTGTGCTAGAGGTTACTCTGGGCCACGCTGTGAGCAAGATGTCAACGAGTGTGCCTCCAGCCCCTGCCAGAACGATGGCACATGTCTAGACCGTATTGGGGACTACACCTGCATCTGCATGCCCG GATTCGCTGGGACTCACTGTGAGATAGAGATGAACGAGTGTAGCAGCTCGCCCTGTTTGAACCAGGGTAAATGTCTGGACCAAGTCAGCCGCTTTGTCTGCGAATGTCCAGCAG gcttcAGTGGTGAAATGTGCCAGATAGACATAGATGAGTGTTCCAGCACACCCTGTTTAAATGGGGCCAAGTGTATCGACCGACCCAATGGATATGATTGTGAATGTGCTGAAG GCTTCGCTGGTCCGCtctgtgaggaaaacatcaaCGACTGTGTACCAGAGCCGTGCCACCATGGTTTGTGTAAAGATGGCATCGCCACCTTCTCCTGTGAGTGCCATGCTGGATACACAGGCTCCATCTGTAATATCCAGGTCCAGGAGTGCCACAGCAACCCCTGTCAGAACCGAGGGCGCTGCATTGACCTAGTCAATGCCTACCAGTGCAACTGCCCACCGGGAACCACAG GAGTTAACTGTGAGATCAATGAAGATGACTGTGCCAGCAACCCCTGTGAGTACGGAGAGTGCCAGGATGGCATTAACGAGTACAAATGTGTGTGCGCCCCAGGATATACAG GGGTTAAATGTGACGTGCAGATCAACGAGTGTAACTCAAACCCGTGTATGAGCGGGGGAACCTGTGTGGACAAAGTCAATGGGTTCCACTGTTTGTGCCCGCCCACCACCCATGGCCCTCTGTGCCTCTCCGGGACCGACCACTGTGCTCCTCAGCCTTGTGTGCATGGAGAATGCATCGAACAGCAACACGG GTATCATTGTGAGTGTGAGGCCGGCTGGGTGGGACAACACTGTGAGCAGGAAAAGAATGAGTGCTTGTCCAATCCGTGCCAGAATGGTGGCAGCTGTTTGGACCGATATAATGGCTACACCTGTGTTTGTCTACCTGGATTCAGag GAGTAAACTGTGAGAAGAACATAGACGAGTGCGCGTCCGGACCCTGTCTGAACCAGGGTATCTGTATAGACTTGGTCAACAGTTACAGCTGCCAGTGTAGTCCACCATTCACAG GTAAGCACTGTGAGGTGGAACAGGTTCCCTGTGCCTCTCATCCATGTGAGAGGGGAGGAGTGTGTCGCCCGACTGCAGACTACACCTCTTACACCTGTCGGTGTCCCGCTGGCTGGCAag GTCCACGCTGCAGTGAGGATGTGAATGAATGCAAAAAGAACCCTTGCAAAAATAACGGTCGCTGCATTAATAGCCAGGGCAGCTACACGTGTAAATGTCAGCAGGGATACAGCGGACACAACTGTCAGACAGACATCGACGACTGCTCACCCA ACCCATGTCTGAATGGAGGCTCATGTGTGGACGATGTTGGGAGCTTCTCCTGCGACTGCCGCCCAGGTTTCGAAGGGGAGCGCTGTGAGACTGAAGTAGACGAGTGTGCCAGCCAGCCCTGCAGGAATGGTGCCATCTGCCGGGACTATGTCAACAGCTTTGTGTGTGAATGCCGACCAGGCTTTGATGGAATCCTGTGTGAACACAACATCCTTGAATGTACCGAGAG CTCTTGTCTTAATAATGGCACTTGCATTGACGACATCAACACTTTCTCGTGCCGTTGCCGTCCTGGTTTTTACGGGACGTTCTGTGAGTATGAGCAGAATGAGTGTGATTCTCAGCCCTGTAAGAACGGAGGCACCTGCACTGATGGCCTGGGAACCTACCGCTGCACCTGCCCTGTAGGATACAATGGACTGAACTGCCAG AACTTTGTGAACCTGTGTAGCCAGGTGCGCTGTCACAATGGCGGCTCTTGCTCTCAGACAGCAGCGACCTCCTGGACCTGCCACTGTACAGTGGGATGGACGGGACTTTACTGCGATGTACCCAACATGTCCTGCCAGGACTTTGCTGCTAGAGCAG GTCTGGAAGTTGAAAGTGTGTGTAAGAACGCTGGGcggtgtgtgaatgtgggtaATTCCCACAAGTGCGAGTGCCAGCCAGGATACACAGGGAGCTACTGTGATGAGATGGTCGACGAGTGCAAGTCAAACCCTTGCCGCAATGGAGCTACATGCAAGGGCTATCAGGGCACATACGAGTGTAAA TGCAAACCAGGCTATCAGGGGGTGAACTGTGAGTACGATGTTGATGAATGCCACTCTAAGCCCTGCCTCCATGGAGGTACCTGCATCAACCTTATCAACCGCTTCACCTGCGCCTGCCCACCTGGAACACACG GAATCCAGTGTGAAGTGAACGATGATGACTGCGCACCCAAGCAAGGCTCCTGGGAACCTCGCTGTCTGAATGGAGGACAGTGCGTGGACGGTGTGGGCCGCTACACATGCTCCTGCCCCCCAGGATTCGTTGGAGAACACTGTGAGGGGGATCTCAACGAGTGCCTCTCGGCGCCCTGTTATGCTCCCGGCAGCCTCGACTGTGTGCAGCTGGTCAACGATTACCAGTGTCGCTGTCGCCTTGGATACACAG GTCGCCATTGTGAGTCCATGGTGGATCTGTGTCTGTCGAAGCCGTGCCACAACGGTGGCGTCTGCTCTATGAACATGAGCTCAGTTCATGGCTACACCTGCTCCTGTGTATCT gGCTTTACTGGGTTAAACTGTGGCGACATAGAAGGCTACAGTTGTGAAAAGCTACGATGCCAGAACAGCGGGCGCTGCGTGGTGTCCACAGCTGGCCACCTGTACTGCCATTGCCAGCCAGGCTTCAGTGGGGCACACTGTGAGAATCAACTGAGGTGTCCGTGGCCCTGCCAAAATGGAGGAACCTGCGACCAATCCAAGCCGTACCAGTTCAGCTGCCACTGCCCCCCACACTTCACTGGACGTTACTGTGAGAACAAACTACCCTCATCTGGCCCTCCAAGCTGTCCGTATCTTCAGTGTGGGCAGCATTCGCAGGATAGAGTGTGTGACGATCAGTGTAACAACCATGAATGTCAGTGGGATGGAGGAGACTGCTCGCTCAACTGGCAGAAGCCATGGGAAAACTGCACCGCCAGTATCCCCTGCTGGGATCGCTTTAAGAACAGACAATGTGATAAGGAATGCGACAACCCTGGGTGCCTCTTTGATGGCTTTGAATGTCAAGACTTAAGTCCCTGCAA gtaTGACAGGTACTGCGCAGACCACTACGGTGACGGCATCTGTGACCGGAGCTGCTATACGGAGGAATGTGGCTGGGACGGCTTGGACTGTTCTGGTGACACTCCAGCCAATAAGATCACTGGCACTCTGGTGATAGTGGTCCGGCTGCAGCCTAAGGAGCTACTTGGAGACATAAGGGGTTTCTTGCGCTCACTGGGAGCCCTGTTGCACACTAACCTGCAGGTTAAGcgggatgaaaacaaaaagctaatGGTGTACCCTTACTTTGGGGTGGAGGAGTTTGGACGCCAtggacagaggagcagaagcaagagggagctggagagggaggTTATTGG ATCTGTGGTGCACCTGGAAATCGATAACCGCGAATGTTCCCTGAGTTCTGTCGAATGTTTCTCCAGCACTGACGAGGCTGCGTCCTTCATTGCTGCAGCACACATCAAGGCTGAACTGCCATACCCTCTCGTATCTGTCAACAGTA GTCAGGCGCGCATTGATCCACATACACAGGTTTTACCATACCTGGTCGGATTGGCAGTGGTTATTATTCTCCTTATCCTGGTTCTGGGGATGCTTGCAGCCAAGAGGAAGCATAAGCATGGTGTCCTGTGGCTTCCTGATGGCTTCCTGGCcaataaaaatgacaagagGAGAGAGCCTGTGGGACAGGATGACTTTGACATGAA GAATTTCAAGACCCAGGATGGAGCCATGATTGATGGAGGACAGAGTCAAAGATGGCTGGAAGATGAGGTCCCATCCAAGAAACCCAGA ACCGAAGACAAGCCCTTGCTGCCCATTGCTATGGACGGAGGTGTTGACCGAAGGGAGTGGACGCTGCAGCATCGAAAGGCCGCTGACATCACCCTCACTCCCCCACAGGCCGACCTGGACACTGACTGCTTGGATGTTAACGTCAAGGGTCCTG ATGGTTTCACCCCACTGATGTTGGCGTCGCTGCGTAATGGTGGAGGCCCCGACTGCAGCCTGCacggggaagaggaggaggagagtggaggagatGAACCAGGACCGAGTGTCATTTCAGACCTGATCTCTCAAGGTGCTTCTCTGTTGGCTCAGACCGACCGTACGGGAGAAACGGCGCTTCACTTGGCTGCCCGCTACGCCAGGGCTGATGCTGCCAAGAGACTGCTGGATGCCGGAGCCGATCCCAACGCCCACGACAACATGGGGAGAACTCCGCTGCATGCTGCAGTGGCAGCTGATGCGCAGGGAGTCTTCCAG ATTCTGATCCGGAATCGTGCAACAGAACTGGACTCCCGCATGAACGACGGCACCACTCCACTGATCCTGGCAGCCAGGCTTGCCGTTGAGGGGATGGTGGAGGAGCTGATCCACTGCCATGCTGACATCAACGCTGTAGACGACCATG GCAAATCTGCTCTGCACTGGGCAGCTGCAGTTAATAATGTCGAAGCAACTCTTGTCCTTTTGAAGAATGGAGCTAACCGTGACATGCAAGACAATAAg GAGGAGACGCCACTGTTCCTCGCAGCCAGAGAGGGCAGCTTCGAGGCAGCTCAAGTTCTCCTCGACCACTACTCCAACCGTGACATCACTGATCACCTGGATCGACTGCCCCGCGACACGGCTCAAGAGCGTATGCATCATGACATAGTGCGCCTGCTGGACCAGTACAACTTGGTTCACAGTCCACACAACGGGCCTAACCACATGGGTGGGGGAAACTCTGTTATGTGTGGGGCCAACGGAGCAGGCTTCATCGGCATGCGCCCCGGGCCGCAAGGAAAGAAGAGCAGGCGTGGCGGAGGTGGAGCAAAGGTGGGAGGTGTTGGCGGGGGAGCTAAAGAGCTTAAAGACATGAAAGcgaagagaagaaagaagccCGCTGGAGGAGAGGCGCCAAGCGTGGTTGCtggagtgggaggaggaaatggagggggtgcaggaggagggagtgcTAACGGCGtgaaggcagcaggaggacTTCCGGAGagctctgtcaccatgtcacctGTTGACTCCCTGGAGTCGCCGCACTCGTACACAGGCGACGTGTCCGCCGCTGTCTCCACAACAGCAAACTCCCCTCCCCTTCTCAGCAGCCCCACCTCCAGACCTATGCTGCCCCCCGTCAGCCACATGCTggggcagcagcagagctgggTGGGCATGACCAAGCATGGCTACGGCAGCCACCTGTTTAACCTCGTACCGCACCAGATGGGGGGCTCTCACCCTGGCATGGGCCAACACCACGGCCAGGGGCCGATGCTGACTCCCATGAACGTCACCatgagcagagagcagctccCGCCCATCGTCACATTCCAGATGATGGCGCCTGGAGGAGGCCAGGCCATGCTGAAGCAGCCTCAACCGGGGCAGGTCCAGGTCACACAGTCCCAGGGGCAGAATCAGGCTCACTCCCAGCAGGGCCCAGGCCACCTGCACTGCTCCCAGAGTATGATGTACCAGATGTCGGAGCAGATGGGCATGGCGCATGGGCTCCCCCACACCTTGCAGCACGCTCACACCGTCAGCCACGGAGGCCACAGTGGGATCGAGGGTCAGTCTCGGCAGCTGCCCTCCTATCCACCTATGCAGAGCCCCGTGGATAAATACCCCACGCCGCCTTCCCAGCACAGTTACACCACCGCCGGCTCAGAGGGCACCACCCCCGGCAACTCTGCCCATCCACCCAGCGAGCACCCATATCTCACTCCTTCGCCCGAGTCCCCAGACCCTTGGTCGTCATCTTCGCCACACTCCAACTCGGACTGGTCTGATGTCACCACCAGCCCTACCCCTCTGGGCAACCCACACCATGCACTGCCATcctcacaccacacacacattccagagcaggtgcagctgcagcagcagtcgcagcagatgcagcaggcCTCTCAACAGCCTCAGCTCGGAAACATGCAGGTGTTTGCGTAG